The window AAGTTGCAAAGTAAAATATGATGGTCAGGAAGAAACCTTGCCTTTGATTGTAGTAGCAGAAAATGGTCCGACTTTATTTGGCAGAGACTGGCTGGAGAAAATTGAAATAGACTGCAAAGGCTCTAAAATACAGCGCGTAGTCAAAGACAGACACGCAAACACTGATCAAGAAGTATGAGGAACTGTTTCAGCCAGATAAGGGTTGGAACTTGGAAAAGGTATAAAGCAAAGCTTTTCTTGAAGCAGGGAACAGTGCCCAAGTTCTTCAAGCCACAGAGTGTACCCTGTGCAATGAAAACGGCTATTGAAAAGGAACTCGACCGATTGGAAACGGAAAGAGTATTGGAAAGAATATCATTGAGTGAATATGCATCACCCATAGTGGCTGTTCCGAAATATAACGACTCAGTAAGGATTTGTGGAAACTACAAACGGTCAATAAATCCCAGTATGTATGTGGATCAGTATCCATTACCGAAGCCTGAGGAGATGTTTGCAGAAGTTGCAGGGGAAATTACAAAACTAGATCTGGTCCAAGCGTACCTAAGGTTTTGTTGGAAGAAGAATCGAAATTTTTTTGTTGCAGTAAATACACATCGAGAATTGTACCAGAAAATAGGAAAACCCTTTGGAATGAATAGCCCCGCAGTAGTGTTTTAGGACATTATGGAACGCGTGTTGCAAGAAATTCGTAAGTGTCGTTTGTTATCTAGACGACATCCTCATCACAGGAAAGTATGCTCAAGAGCATTTGACCAATTTGGAAGCAGTTCTAAAGCGATTGCAAGATTTTGGTCTGAGATTGCAACGAAACAAGTGCCAGTGGATGCAGACCAAAGTGGAATATTTGGGTTATTGCATACAAGCACAAGGACTAGGACGAAGCAACGTACAAGAACTAAAGTCGTTCTTGGGACTGGTAAACTATTACGGTCTTTTCTTGAATCATCTCTCAAAGACTTGTAGACC is drawn from Corticium candelabrum unplaced genomic scaffold, ooCorCand1.1 SCAFFOLD_115, whole genome shotgun sequence and contains these coding sequences:
- the LOC134198036 gene encoding uncharacterized protein K02A2.6-like; the encoded protein is MRNCFSQIRVGTWKRYKAKLFLKQGTVPKFFKPQSVPCAMKTAIEKELDRLETERVLERISLSEYASPIVAVPKYNDSVRICGNYKRSINPSMYVDQYPLPKPEEMFAEVAGEITKLDLVQAYLRFYDILITGKYAQEHLTNLEAVLKRLQDFGLRLQRNKCQWMQTKVEYLGYCIQAQGLGRSNVQELKSFLGLTTEMQLLGKSQPWKRSKNFKEAFYKLKERLVLAQRLVHYDSELSLLLACDASAYGIAAVLSHTMPDGSKRPTANGSRTLSKAEQHYSQIEKEAFSVTFGVKKFHRFSYERAFTLVTHHKALTTIFGSKKGIPTVTGARLQR